The genomic window ACGATTTTGACCATGTGGTTTATAAAATAAGAGCCATAGATTTTGACCAACAGAGCTATGAAGGAAAATTAAAAATTTACAGACCTCAATTTTTTAAAGAAAACTACAAGATGGTAGAATTAGTACGAGATCGTATTCAGAAAGAATCTATAGACCAATACAAAATAGAAGAGCGATCTATTATTGCTAAGCGTATGATAAGTTACCAAAATAGAATTGATGAGTTATTAGATTGCATGGAAAACGATATAATTTCTATTCCAAAACATATAGACTTATTGAAAGAGGAAATTTATAACTACACAAATGATGTAGAGTTTAGACGCTGCCAAAATATGGGAGGTATATTAAAAAATGCCTTAGATTTCGTAAAGCGAAATTACCAAGGCATTAATATGAAAAATTTCTTTTAGTCTTTTTAGTTCCAGTTCTCGTCAAAATCTAGATTCTCGTAATCATCAATATCTAGATCATCATCAAACTCGTTAAAGGCATCATCATCTTCAGCTTCAAAAGATTTATCTGGTGCTTCGTCAGGAATTTGACCGTGAACAAACATTAGGTTAGGGTAATCTGTACCTTGGGCTTCGTCTACAATTTCAGCAAGCTCTACGTAAAATGTCCACATACTTAAGAAATCATAAACGTAGATTAGTTTTGGTGAAGCCTCGTGTACAACATCTTTGATAACCGTTGTACTCATCATTTTAACTTCATTACCAGCTTCACTCATGTCGAACATGGCAATTTCTTCACCTTGGTTCCATTCGTCATCGCTAATATAAAAAGAAGCCATTTCCATACCATCAAAGCCAAAAGATTGGGTAATGATGTTATGCAAATCTTCCATTGTGTCGGTTTCACGAATTTCTAAATCGCGAAACACATCGTCTTCTGTGTCGTTGTCTAATATGACTCTAAATCTGTAAATCATGGTGCAAATTTAAACTATTTACTAAAACGATGCAGTGTAAAAACCATACAACTCAATAAAATAAATGCAACAACCTGATGCAAAACACCTAACCAAACTGGCACAGCCAATAATAGCGTAAGTACACCCAGTAAAAACTGAATACCAACCACAAGCAGAAGACTGTTAACACCTTTAGTTTGCCATTTGGTAATGTCTTTTCGAGTGGCTTTGTACCAAATTGATAAAATGAAAATCACTACAACATATGCTAATGTTCTGTGTATAAATTGTACACCACTTTTTCCTTCAATAAAGTTGAGGTATTTTGGGTTATGTTCTGTGTAAACAGTTTCATGAATAAGTTTGCCTTCACTCATAAAAGGCCAGTGATTGTGTATCCAACCTGCATCTAACCCAGCTACAAAAGCACCATAAATAATCTGAATGATTAATACAACTAGACCTATTCTGATAAAATTTCTAAGTTTAGTGTCTATAGCTTTTTTATTAGGAAACATTAAATCTAATGCGACCCAAAATGTATAGGCAAAGGTTAAAAATGCAGTGGTTAAATGTGCAGCTAGCCTGTAATGACTTACGTCTGGTCTATCAACCAAACCACTTTTTACCATATACCAGCCAAGGAATCCTTGAAATCCTCCCATAAGGAGCAGAATAATGGATTTTTTTATGGTTGGTTTAGAAAGTTGTTTTCTAATTAAAAAATAAATAAACGGAATAATGAACACCAAACCAATAAAACGACCAATGACACGGTGGATCCATTCCCAAAAATAAATGTCTTTAAAATCTTCTAAAGTAAAGTGGTTGTTGAGTTTTTGGTATTCAGGATATTGCTTGTAAAGCTCAAAGGCTTCATTCCATTCAACCTCATTCATAGGTGGGATTGTTCCTGATATTAGCTTATAATTAGAAATGGAAAGACCAGAATGTGTAAGCCTGGTAATACCACCAACAACAACCATAATAAAAATTAAAATACAACCTGTAAGTAGCCAGTAGATTACGGCTTTATTATCTTTTTTCATTTTGTAAATTTTTCATAAAACAAAGGCTGTTTTTTATTCCTTTGTATTGTCCGTAGTTAGGAATTATAGCGTAAAAGTTCTTTTTATAAAATTCAACAGCTTCAATCTGTCTAATTCCTGTTTCTAGTATACATGAATCATAGTTTAATTCAGAAGCCCATTTTTCAAGTTCATTTAAAATTAATGAAGCTATGCCTTTTCCTCTGTTTTTCTCTAAAGTATACATGCGCTTTATTTCAACACTATTGTTCTCAAAATCTTTAAAAGCTCCACAGCCTACAGGTTTGTCTTCTGTATAAGCGATTACAACATGTTTAAGGTTTTCTATAGAGTTGTACTGATTGTAAAAGTCATGCTCATCTCCATCAGTAATCCTTAAATAGGCATCGAGTTGTTTAACCAGATCAACAAAATCTTTATTAGAAGAATCAGTTCTTTTTAACCTAATCATACCGCTACAGTAAGTCCTAATTTTTTTCCTTTTTCTATCATTAATTGATATGCAGCTTCATGTTCATTTGGTATATCACCTTCTAAAATGGCTTCTTTTATGGCTTCCTTTATAATTCCAATCTCTTTTGAAGGCTTTAAATTAAAAGCTTTCATTATTTCTTCGCCAGAAACTGGTGGTTGAAAATTACGCACACGATCACGTTCTTCAACTTCAACAATTTTATCTCTTACAAGTTTAAAGTTGTTATGATACTTCTTGAACTTTTTAGGATTTTTTGTTGTAATATCTGCTTCGCACAATGTCATTAAATCATCAACATGCTCACCAGCATCAAACACTAGTCGTCTCACGGCAGAATCAGTAACTTCAGTGGCTAAAACAATTGGACGAGAACTCATGAGTACCATTTTTTGAACAAATTTCATTTTGTCATTCAATGGCATTTTTAATCTTTTGAAAAGTTTGTAAACCATTTTAGAACCTACAAACTCATGGGCATGAAACGTCCAACCAACTTTTTTATGGAATTTTTTGGTTGGAGCTTTTCCAATATCGTGTAGAAGTGCAGCCCAGCGTAACCAAAGGTTG from Winogradskyella sp. MH6 includes these protein-coding regions:
- a CDS encoding plasmid pRiA4b ORF-3 family protein, whose product is MIYRFRVILDNDTEDDVFRDLEIRETDTMEDLHNIITQSFGFDGMEMASFYISDDEWNQGEEIAMFDMSEAGNEVKMMSTTVIKDVVHEASPKLIYVYDFLSMWTFYVELAEIVDEAQGTDYPNLMFVHGQIPDEAPDKSFEAEDDDAFNEFDDDLDIDDYENLDFDENWN
- a CDS encoding COX15/CtaA family protein, producing MKKDNKAVIYWLLTGCILIFIMVVVGGITRLTHSGLSISNYKLISGTIPPMNEVEWNEAFELYKQYPEYQKLNNHFTLEDFKDIYFWEWIHRVIGRFIGLVFIIPFIYFLIRKQLSKPTIKKSIILLLMGGFQGFLGWYMVKSGLVDRPDVSHYRLAAHLTTAFLTFAYTFWVALDLMFPNKKAIDTKLRNFIRIGLVVLIIQIIYGAFVAGLDAGWIHNHWPFMSEGKLIHETVYTEHNPKYLNFIEGKSGVQFIHRTLAYVVVIFILSIWYKATRKDITKWQTKGVNSLLLVVGIQFLLGVLTLLLAVPVWLGVLHQVVAFILLSCMVFTLHRFSK
- a CDS encoding GNAT family N-acetyltransferase is translated as MIRLKRTDSSNKDFVDLVKQLDAYLRITDGDEHDFYNQYNSIENLKHVVIAYTEDKPVGCGAFKDFENNSVEIKRMYTLEKNRGKGIASLILNELEKWASELNYDSCILETGIRQIEAVEFYKKNFYAIIPNYGQYKGIKNSLCFMKNLQNEKR